ATATCCGCGGCGCTGCGCGGGAAGGAGACGGCCAGGTAATCCACGCCGATGTCGATGGCGGTTTTCAGGTCGGCCCGGTCTTTGTCGGTCAGGGCCGCGGCCGACAGCCCCCCACCCTGCTTGTTGATACCCTTGTTGTTGGAGAGCCGTCCACCCACCACCACGGTGGTCAGCACATGGCGGCTGGTTACCTGCTCCACCTTGAGGATTACGCGCCCGTCGTCCAGCAGCAGCACATCGCCGGCGGCCACATCGTTGACCAGCTCCTTGTAATCACAGCCCACGCGCTGCTCGTCGCCGTCGTTGGTATCCAGCGCCATGTCGAGCACAAAGGACTCGCCTTCCCGCAGGGTGACCTGGTTGTCGCGAAAGCGGGCAATACGGATCTTGGGCCCCTGCAGGTCCCCCAGTGCCGCCACGGTCCTGCCCTGGTGATCGGCAATTTCCCGAACCTGCTGCAGGCGCCGGCGGTGGTCATCGGCGGTGCCGTGGGAAAAATTCAGGCGCACCACATCGACGCCGGAGGCGATGAGCTTTTCCAGCACCCCGGGTTTATCACTGGCGGGGCCGAGGGTGGCGACAATTTTGGTACGACGGAGGGGGTTGGCGGTGCGCTGGCTGGCGGGGATTTGGGTCATGATCTCTCTCTGGCAAATTCTGACCGGGGCCGATGGCTTAGACACAGCTTAGTCAGCAATTTCCCAGCACCCCCGCCGCGCCATTATTTATCCGCCGCGGGGAGCACCAGAATTGCGCGGAAATCGTTGACATTGGTTCTGGTTGGCCCGGTGACGATCAGGTTACCCAATTCCCCGAAGAAACTATAGGCGTCATTGTTGGCGAGGTAATCCTGCGGGCTCAGTCCCTGGGATTGCATCCGGCTCCAGTCATCCGGCGCAAAGAAGGCACCAGCGTTGTCTTCAGAGCCGTCGATGCCATCGGTATCGATAGCCAGGCCGTAAATGCCCTCGGCGCCGCCGAGAGTGTTAAACAGCCCGAGCAGATATTCTACATTGCGCCCACCTCGGCCGTCGCCGGTGACGGTCACACTGGTCTCCCCGCCCGACAGGATCAGCGCAGGCCGCTCGAGTTGATCGCGACAATGCACTGCCAGCTCGGCATGCGCCGCACCCAGCTCGCGCGCCTCGCCCTCGAGATTGTCCCCCAGCACCCGCACATCAACGCCGGCCGCCTGTGCCGCCGCGCGGGCAGCTTCCAGCGCGTCGGCAGCCTTTGCCAGCATCAGTGCCCGGTCGCCCGCAAACGCGAAATCGTCTGGCCGGGGACTGTCTGCGGCGCCTTGCAGATGGGCGCGCACTTCGGGCTCAATATCGATGCGGTAGCGCTGCAGGATTTCCAGTGCATCGGCAGGAGTGGTGGTGTCGGGTAATGTCGGCCCGGAAGCAATCAGCGTGGGCGCATCGCCGGGCACATCGGAAATCAAGTAGGTCACCACCTTCGCCGGGTGCGCGGCCGCCGCCAGCCGCCCACCCTTGATGGCCGACAAATGTCGGCGCACGGTATTGATCTCGCTAATGGGCGCACCGCTGCGCAGCAGTGCGCGGTTGATGGCCTGCTTCTGCGGCAAGGTCAATCCGGGCGCGGGCAGGCTCATCAATGCCGAGCCACCACCGGAAATCAGCGCAATCACCAGGTCGTCTTCCGTCAGCCCCGCGACCGCTTCCAGCATGCGTCCGGCGGCTACCTCACCGAGGGTGTCCGGCATGGGGTGGGATGCCTCCAGTACCTCGATGCGATTGCACAGGGCGCCATGGCCGTAGCGCGTCACCACCAGCCCGGTGAGATCCGCCTCCGGGTATTGCTGCTGCCACGCCCGCTCCAGCGCGGCGGCCATGGCCGCACTGGCCTTTCCGGCCCCCACCACCAGGGTTTTGCGCCCCGGCGGTGGCAATGGGCCCGAAAACAGGTTGTCCGGATGCACCGCAGCCACGGCCACGGCCGCCAGGCTTTGCAGCCAGTGCGACAGGTCCACGGCGCGCATATCGGTATGGATCGGCGGTAACGTTTTCAAATGGCGACTCCTTTCAACATCCCGGTGAACACTTCCCGGCACACAGCACAATCCTGCCCCGGGAAAGCGACGTTTTACCCTACCCCTGCAAAATCAGTTCCGCCTTCTTGCAGCCACACGTTACAACCACACGTAGCAGCCACACATTGTGCGGGCAACTTCAGCCGAGATTTACAGGAACGCGAACTTGGCCAGAAACAGCGCACTCAGCACATACAAGCTCAAAGAAATCTGCCGGTGCTGGCCGGTAAACAGCTTGAGCGCGGTGTAAGTCAGGAAACCCAGGGCGATCCCGTTGGCGATGGAAAACGTCAGCGGCATCATGATCATGGTCACTACCGCCGGTATGGCATCGGTCAGATCCTCCCAATCAATGAGCGACATACCACCCATCATCAGCATCGCCACATAGATCAGTGCGCCCGCGGTGGCGTAGGCCGGAATCATGCCCGCCAGCGGCGCAAAAAAGACGCACAGCATAAACAGCACGCCCACCGTCACCGCGGTGAGCCCGGTGCGGCCCCCGGCTGCCACGCCCGAGGCGCTCTCCACAAAGCTGGTAACCGGCGGACTGCCGACGAAGGCACCCAATACGCTGGAGGTACTGTCGGCCTTCAGCGCCCGCGGCAGCTTCTCAATAGTGCCATCTGGCTCGATCAGCTTTGCCCGGTGGGCAACCCCCATCAGGGTGCCGGCGGTATCGAAGATATTGATAAACAGAAACGCGAGTATCACGCTGACCATGCTCACATCCAGGGCACCGCGGATATCCATGGCCATCCAGGTAGGCGCCAGGCTCGGCGGCGCCGATACCAGGCCGCTGTACTCCACCAGCCCGAGCCCCAGGCCGATCATCGTCACCACCAGGATACTGACCAGAATCGCCCCGAATACTCGCCAGAAGCTCAGTATCGCAATCAGCAGGAAGCACAGCGCTGCCAGCAGCGCCTGAGGCTCCCGGAAAGACCCGAGCGACACCAGGGTCGCCTCACTGGGTACCACGATGCCCGCGGTTTTCAGGCCAATCAGCCCCAGAAACAGGCCCACCCCGGCGCCCATGGAGTAGCGCAGGCACATGGGGATACTATTCATAATCCACTCCCGCACCCGCGACAGGCTCATGGCCACAAACAGCACCCCGGCAATAAACACCGCGCCCAGTGCCACCTGCCAGCTGTAGCCCATCTCACCCACTACCGTATAGGCAAAGAAGGCGGTCAAGCCGATACCCGGCGCCAGCCCCACCGGCCAGTTGGCGTACAGCCCCATCAGCAAACAGGCCACGGCACTGCCCAGGCAGGTGGCCACGAATACCGCCCCCGGATCCATGCCCGTACCGGCGAGCATATTGGGGGTTACAAACACCACGTAAGCCATGGTGACAAAGGTCGTCAGCCCCGCCAGCAGCTCACCACGCACCGTGGTTCCGTGGGCGCGCAGCGCAAACAGGCGCTCCATGACATTGTTTGATGACGGATACACAGACTTCTCCAACCAGTGATTAAAGGGGCAATGTCGCCTTGCCCATGAGTTATTGTGACCAAACAGCCCTCAGCTGCCCAGCTGCCGGGCAGCCGGAGCGGGTGCGCGAACAGCTTCTCTTAGGGCCTGCCGCCCAGTAAAATCGCCCACTTTCCCGATTTCCCAGAAATACGCAACGATACCGGAGCACCAGCCCATGGGCAGAGCCTACCAGAACCGCAAAGAGTCAATGGCCAAGACCTCGAACATGAAAGCCAGGGTCTACAGCCGCTATGGGCGCGAGATCTATGTCACCGCCAAGTCCGGCGGCGTCGACCCCAACGGCAACCTGGCCCTGCGCAGCCTGATCGACCGCGCCAAGAAAGACCAGGTTCCCGCCCACGTGATTGAGAAAGCCATCGACAAAGCCAAGGGCGGAGCCGGTGAAGACTTCGCCCGCGCCCGCTACGAAGGCTTCGGCCCCGGCGGCTGCATGGCCATCATCGAGTGCCTCACCGACAACCCCAACCGCACCTTCGGCGACGTGCGCCAGGCGTTTACCAAAACCCACTGCAAAATTGGTACCCAAGGCACCGTCAGCCACAGTTTCGATCACCTCGCCATCCTCGCGTTTAACCACGACGACGAGGAAGCGGTGCTGGAAGCGCTGATGGAAGCGGATGTAGACGTAACGGATATCGAAAACGAAGACGGCAAACTCACCGTCTTCGCCCCCCACACCGAGTACAACAAAGCCAAGCAGGGATTAATCGAAGCCTTTGGCGAGATTGATTTCGATGCAGACGAAATTCAGTTCGTGCCGCAAACCTACACCCAGATTGCCGGGGATGATGTGGCGCTGTTTGAGAAGTTCTTGAATATGCTGGAAGATTTGGAAGACGTGCAGGCGGTTTATCACAATGTGGAGAATGTGTAGCCCGCAGTGTAAACCCCCTCAAAAGCGATGATCGAAAACGCGATTGTCAGCGTAAACACAGCCGGGCACTCACCCGGCTTTTTTATGCGTATTTCTGCATAGCGAAAGTATACGCACGCTGTTGCTTACTGGCGGCCCAATAGCATTCGGCAGCGGCACACAGGTTGCAATACAGGAGACCAACTACATGAACCGATTGGCCAAATTTATAACCCGCGGCCTCGCGGCACTCGCACTGACCAGCGGAACTTTCGCGACGGCTGCCGAGGTAATCGAGGAGCGCATCGGTACCGACAAGCACGACGTCCGACTCGTGCGCGTCGCTACAGGCCTGCATCACCCCTGGGCGGTCGCACAGTTGCCCGATGGACGCTTCCTGATCACCGAGCGCCGCGGCCGCCTGGCACTGGTCGACAAGGGACAGATTACTTACCTAGAAGGTGTGCCCGAGGTGTCCGCCGCTGGCCAGGGCGGTCTGCTGGACGTCGTGCTGCACCCACAATACGGCGACGGCAGCCACGACTGGATCTATCTCACCTATTCCAAAGCCGGCGACAAGGCTGGTGACAAAGGCACCGCCACCGCGCTGGGCCGAGCCAAACTCAGCGGCAACACCCTCACCGACTTCGAAGAACTGTTTGTGCAGGATCGTTTCTCCCAACCCGGCCGTCACTATGGTTCCCGACTGGCCTGGCGCAATGACGGCACCCTGATGATGAGCATCGGCGACCGTGGCGTGGACCGCGAACGTGCGCAGGATATTGAGGACCACGCCGGCAGCGTGCTGCGCCTCACCGACACCGGCGAGGCGCCGGCAGACAACCCCTTCGCCGGCGACAAGGCGGGGCTGGATGAGATATTCAGCTTCGGCAACCGCAACATTCAGGGCCTCGTGGTCTCGGCCCAGGATCAGATCTGGGCCAGTGAACACGCCGCCCGCGGCGGCGACGAACTGAACCTGATTGAGGCGGGCAAGAACTATGGCTGGCCCAAGGCCAGCCGCTCCCAGGAATACAGTGGCGACAAGGCCATCGGCAAGTCGTCCGTAGCCGGCACCCAGCAACCCCAGCACTACTATGAAGGCCGCTTCGCCCCCTCCGGCCTCGCCCAAGTGGATGGCCCACTGTTCCCCCAGTGGCAAGGCAACCTGCTGGCAGGCGGCCTGCTCAGTGAAAAACTTCTGCGTATTGTCATCGACGGTAGCGAAGTAAAGGAGACAGAAGTGCTGCTAGACGGCGAGATCGGCCGTATCCGCGATGTACGCCAGGGGCGCGATGGATTTATTTATCTTTTGAACGATCAGACAGACGCGGGCCTCTATCGGTTGGAGCCGGTGGAGTAGCGGGCGACTGGAGCCGCAGCCCAAGAACTTTCGAAAGTGGTACACCCGCCTCTCGCTTCAACAGCACCCCCGGGCGCACAACAATAAATAAGCGCCCGGTTACTGCATTAATCCATTCAATAAACACAGAAATGTGCCAGCACTGTAGGCGTTTTTACTGCAAACGCCCTAGTTGGTACGATCGTCACCGTGAACACAAGGAGCTGTGCGCCACAATAATTGCACCGCATTGACAGCGCTATCATTGTGCCCGTATTTTGACTTAAGAATCAGTCACAAGCTGATTTCGCCGACCTCAAGCACCACATCAATTGCTTTCCGATCAAGTGATTGAGACCTAATAAACCGGAGAATAATTGTGGTCGATCATAAGTCGAATAGTGATTGCGCTTCCACGCGATTAAGAGCGCCAGTTAAGCCCCTCGCCCCAAAAAAACCTTCCAGGTTTCTGTCTGTTTTTATAAAAATGGATGACACACGCATCAAGGCTTTGCATCGCTATCATCATATTATCTATCGCAAGCTTATTAGCTCATTAGACATCGAGCAGATTCTCGCTCGAGCCTATTTCTGATCTGTAACGCAACAAAAACAATCATCTGATTTAGATATTTTTAGCTGACCGGCATCTCAAGTCGCTTCATCCGCAGCGGCTTATGGATTCGTTCGCGCAAAATATATCAACCCGAATCTCTCAGCCATATTCATCGATATGGTAACGGGGATGTTGTAGCTGTAGTTCATGCATTTCGTTGTTGTTTTTGGCCGAATTCCATTCGGCCATTCTTTTTACTACATAAATATAATTGGAGAATAATCAACATGAAGTACACCCATAAAATATTGGCCTCGTTATTAGTTGCCGGGGCCATCCCCTTGTCTTCCGGCGCGCTGGCCGCAGCGGATATTCTGTCTGTAGATTCCAGCCGCGCAATCCCGGATCAATATATTGTCGTCCTGAAAGACGAAGCGCGCCTGCATTCGATCAGCACCTCACAGTTTGTAACTACAGAAACCAATCGCATCGCAGCAAATGCTGGCGTTTCTGTTATGCACCAGTACGATAACGCCATACTGGGTTTTTCCATCAAGGCATCGCCGGATCAAGTCCAGAGACTGGCCGAGGACAGCTCGATTGCCTACATCGAGCAGGATCAGGTGATGTATACCAGCGCCACTCAGTCGCCGGCGACCTGGGGACTCGACCGCATCGATCAACGCCAGAGAACGCTCGACAACGCCTACACCTATGACAGTACCGGCCGCGGTGTGCATGCCTACATCATCGATACCGGGATACTGGGCTCGCATCAAGAATTCGCTGGACGCATGGGCAATGGATTCGCCGGCGTCAACGACGGCCGGGGCACCGAAGACTGTAATGGCCACGGCACCCACGTCGCAGGCACAGTGGGAGGCTCCACCTGGGGAGTGGCTAAGGATGTGACGCTGCACTCCGTACGGGTTTTTGGCTGCTCCGGAGAAACCAGCAGTTCGATCATTATTGATGCGGTCAATTGGGTCGCATCCAATCACGTTAAGCCGGCCGTCGCGAACATGAGCCTTGGTGGCGGTATCTCTACCGCACTGGACTCAGCGGTGCGCGGAGCAGTGAATCGGGGGGTTACCGTCGTGGTGGCCGCCGGTAATGATAATGCCAACGCCTGTAGTTACTCACCGGCACGCGAGAGCAGTGCCGTGACTGTTGCTTCTTCAACCTCCAGCGACAGCCGGTCGAACTTTTCCAACTGGGGATCTTGTGTTGATCTCTTCGCGCCGGGCTCAGACATCACTTCCGCATGGTGGACTGGCGCAAGTGCGACAAACACAATCAGCGGCACCTCCATGGCCTCACCACACGGTGCGGGCATGGCCGCACTGCTGCTGGAGGAAGACCCGGGCGCCTCACCTTCGACCATCGAGAGACGCATGATAGATCTGGCAACAACCGGGGCGATTAGTGGCGTCAATGGTTCGCCAAACCGACTGCTGTACACAGAGCCCGGTAACGGCGGCGGGTCATCAAGCAGCTCCGGCGGTTCATCCTCAAGCAGCTCTGGTGGTTCATCCGGCGGCGGCTCATGCAGTGCACCCCAGTACGTCGCGGGCGCCAGCTATAGTACAGGGCAAGAAGTTCAGAACCTGGGCAGCGAATACCGCTGCGACGTTGCCGGCTGGTGCTCATCGTCCGCGGCCTGGGCCTACGAGCCAGGTGCGGGCCTGCACTGGGAAACCTCCTGGACTCACCTGCGTAGCTGTGATGACAGCGGCTCTTCATCTAGCGGTGGATCGTCTAGCGGAGGCTCCGGTAGCTCGTCCGGTGGCTCTTCAAGCAGTTCCGGCGGCAGCAGCTCCGGTGGCGGCACCTGCCCAAGCATACCGACCTGGAATGCCGGGGCCGTCTACCTCAAAGGCGATCAAGTGCAAAAAGACGGTGTACGCTATGAAGCCAAGTGGTGGACGCAAGGTGATGACCCATCCAGCAACAATGGCGGCGCCGGCTCAGGCCAGCCCTGGATGTCACTGGGGGCATGTAACTAAAAACATCGATAATGGGCTACTTGGCCTGATCAAGGCCAAGTTGACCTGATACGTTTGTAAACAAGCGGCCCCGCTCATGCGGGGTCGTTTTTGTATTAGCCTCCTGCGCAACCCATTTCGGCACATCAACATCGGTAGTAAATACTGTCGTTTAGCTAACCCAAATGCTTCCGCAGAACGCCTTTCCTGAAATGTCCTTCCTGAACACCCATAAAACAAAAGGCTATCAGCGCCACACTGCTGTCCCAGCTTTTTGCTCGCCACGAAACTCTCGATACGGAGGAGGTGGCGAAACTTATAGAGGTTGTGGAGATATGGCGCGCAAGACTCATGGATATCAGCTGGTATATGCGTATGCTAAATGAGTCTATCGTCCGAGGGGCAAACCGCGGGAACGTGTGTACTGGCCGATTCTCTAGGATCATCAGATCACACATCGCTTCGGCAGTGCATGTCTGCGGCCACAGAGGAATAGCCCCCTCCTAATCCAAACTATACTCTTAAAAAAACATCATCACGGGCTTACCGCTATAATCTGCCACTCTTCGATGATACTGAGTGACGTCGCTTTACACTGCTCACCCAATCAACTGATTAAACGGTGGAATTCGTGGCCTTTCTTGGCCTACCCAAACGACTACTGTCAACCACCGAACCAATTAGTGGGGAGTAATTAGCGGATGCCTTTTTCTCCACTACTGGACTGAGAGATCGCCCGGATCCACGAAGTGCGCTAGCGGTAAGATGGATATATCTATCTGCTGAACGATCAGACGGGTGCCGGGCTCTATCGGCTGGAGCCGGTGAAATAGCAGGCGGGCGCAATGGCAACGAGGTTTTAGGTGAAATTAGCGCTGAATGTTAGCCAAGCACTAAATGTTTCCCTAGCCAATTTGACCTCCTGTGTTTAATGTTGACGCAGTACGAGGCTCACTAATTGATCAAAATGATTAATCATCTAAACGAAGAAAATTGGGCAACCCTGATGGACTGGTACAGGGTCAAGGGTAGGCACGATTTACCTTGGCGACATAAAAGCACTCCATGGTCAATATTTGTGGCTGAGAATCTTTTGAGAAGAACAAGATCAACTAGCGTGGCCGAAGTTTTCAATACTATAATTACACGCTTTCCATCACCCGAATCTGTTATTACTAACAAAAGCCACTGGCTAGAACTCACCGCCACTTTAGGCCTAGCGATAAGAGCCGACCAGTTTATTAAATCTTGCGAAATGTTGGTTAATCGACACCGGGGGCATATTCCCAAAAGGTACTCTGATCTTGTCGCTTTATCAGGTGTAGGGCACTATATAGCTAATGCGGTATTATGTTTTGGACACGGAATCCCCACTCACATTACCGATACAAACACACTAAGAATCGCCTCGAGGATCACCGGGGATAAGATCGGACAAGAGAGGCATCGGTCCCAGAGGGCCCGCTCCCTAATATCGAGATGCTTCGGAGGGGCAGCTGGCCTATCAGCCAATAGAAACTATGCTCTTCTAGATCTTGCTCACTCGATCTGCACACCATCAAAGCCAAGGTGTACACTCTGCCCTCTATCCTCCATCTGCCAATATAGATCATTGAGAAAAATTACTCCTGGCAAGGCCAAATAAACCTGGTATCCTACCTCTATTCTCACCCGCTTAATTTCGCATACATGAACATACGACGCTCTAAAAAAGTAACCATCATAGATCTCTTTGCCGGCCCTGGCGGATTAGGTGAAGGGTTTAGCAACTGCAAAAACTCTCCTTTTGAAATTGCCATGTCCGTTGAAAAAGAAGAAAACGCGCACAAGACCCTAACGCTACGATCATTTTATAGAAAACTAAAAGATAAGTCGTTATACATTGAATATGTAACTGCAAAATCAAAGTTTTCAAAAAATAAAGTGATGAAAAAAATAGAACAAACAGAGGAATGGGGAAAGGCGCTTCGCGAAACCATGGGGTCACCTCATGCCCTAGGCAATAGCACGATCTTTGAGAAATGGAAAAATGGAGAAAACCCGACAGATCAAGACTTTAAGGAAAGAACAAAAGAACAGCGAGAAATTGACAAAAGAATAAAAGAAGTATGCGAGTCAACGCGCAGGACCAGCAAGAAAACACCACTAAAGGATTGCGAACCTTTAATTGTGATTGGTGGGCCGCCGTGTCAAGCATATTCGACAATAGGGCGAGGAAGGCTCGCTGGAATCGCTGACCACAATCAGGATCATGATCAAAGATTTTTTCTATACAAAGAATACGCAGACGTCATAGAGAAAGCACGGCCGGACCTATTTGTAATGGAAAATGTATCTGGAATAGGTTCAGCAAAGCTTGCCAATGGATCTAGAATCTTCCCCGAGATCATCAAGCGTCTAGAATATCTAAAAGAGAATCCCACACCAAAGGACAAGAAAAAGTATCACATTTACTCGCTGGTAGTCAGCAAAGAGAATTTTATCGGGACAGAAGACAAACCTACAGACAAAGACTACTTGGTAAATGCAGTCGATTTTGGGGTCCCTCAAGCCAGAAAACGAGTAATCCTCCTTGGAATCAATGCGGAACATGATACTGAAAACTCTCTTTCGATGATTATGGATCCCAATGAAGCTCCTCTAGCCCCCTCGATCAGCGAAACCATTGGCTCACTCCCCCCGATTCGCAGCTCAATAAGCAAAAGAGAAGCTTCGATACGCCTCGGTGGTCAGCACTTAGACGCAACTGAAGATACCGATTCAAATTGGAACGAGATACGAAAATCAAACGTAGAATTCATACGTAAACTTGTTTCGGGGGACAGCGCGATAAAGAGAGGTGTTAGAGATATAATTGACTGGGAGAGGACTAGCGCAAGAATTGAAAAAGCTAAAAATTTAAAGCTTCCCAAGGACGCATCAGAAAAATTCATTAAGAATATCCCTCTTACACCAGAAGAAGACTCTAAAATTCTTAGAAAAAAATCTGAATACATATCTTTGATATCTGAAACTTATAAACGAATCGAAGAAAAATTAAAGACTATTGACATCTTTAGAAAAACCCATAAAGGGAGTGATTTTTATTTAAACTCAAAAAATGAAAAAGCAATTAAGAGCAAAGATGCAAAACGGTATTTCGAATTAGACAATTGGCTAACTAAAGATTTTCCCGGAACTTTCAATCATTGCGCCAAACAGCACATGCCTAAAGACATGACAAGATACATGTTCAGCGCCCTTTGGACAGACGCTAGAAAAAAGTCTCCAGTACCCAACCGAGAACCCTCACCATCCCCAACGACAAAGTTCTTTCCAAAAGAGCTGGCCTCGAAACACAAAAGCTGGTATAGCAAGAATTTTCAAGATAGGTTTAGGACGTACCCGAGCACATACAGAGCAAAAACAATTACCTCACATATGCACAAGGACGGGCACGCCAACATTCATTACGACCCTTCACAGATGCGTTCACTCACCGTTCGTGAGGCCGCGCGCATACAAACTTTCCCCGATGACTACTATTTTGAAGGAGGCCAAAGCGCTCAATACCTCCAAGTGGGGAATGCCGTACCTCCATTTCTTGCGAAGCAGATTGCAGAACATGTACTGAGAATTATGAAAATGAAAGAAATTATTTAAGCCCCCGAGAACTTGGACAACCTTCACCTAAAGTCCCATGCGGCCACACCGACACTGAACAGATTGGCAACTCGAGACGAAGATATGACTTCTCGTATCCGGGATTTAGCGAACAACTGAAAGGCAGCTCCAGCTGCCTCTATCTTGCTCTCAATCGGCCCCACGAAAGAAGCCGACATACCAGCATAAACATTTCGAAAAAAACTCTACTCTCCTCTCAATCAAAAATACTCGAGGGATATGCCAGCACGCCGGTTATATTTTTGCACATTGGACGCGAGTTAATACACCGCTCTCCTTGAAAAAGGCATCACCTTTTCCTGTCAAAGCCTCCGCCCCTGGGTCGTCCATAATCACCCGACTTTCTGTCGCACTCTTCACACGTAATGCCAGCTGAGCCGGAAGATTGGACCTAAGGTTTGTGCTGATAACTGTCGCATCCGGCTTTTGGGTCGCAATAATGACATGAATAGCAGCTTGACGAGCTTTTTGAGCAAGGCGCTTCAGATGTGCCTCAATTATTTTTTTCGTTTCAGGTTCTGATGTTAAGTCAGCGTACTCATCGAGAACAATCACCCATCGCTGTATGCGGTTCTCTTCAGAAACTTGCTCATTGTAGTCATCAATAGAGCGGACCTTGGCTTTCTTGAAGTTAGAAAATCGAACCTGCATCTCTTCAACAGCACGGGCGAGAATTTTAATCGCGTCCTCTTCGTCCCAACCTATCTCTCCATCGAGATGCTTGCACCCTGAAAATGGCTCCAGTTCCGTTCCTTTCGGATCAATCAGCTGCAAGCGCACCTCCTTTGGCGAATAATGTCCAACAATACCTGCAAGAAGTGTGTTCAGCGCCTCAGACTTACCGCTACCAGTCGTGCCTCCGATCAAAAGATGGGGCGAGTTTGACGAGGCAAAGTCAATTTCAACGATATTACCGAATCGATCCTCCCCCAACGGCACCACCAGACCTGTGACCGGACGCTGCCAGCGAGACCAGAGATCTTGCGCAGCAACAAAATATCGATCCGCATCCGATTTAGGCACATCAATAGTCACATAACCTTTATCAATGCCAAATTGCAAATCCTGAGATGATTCAAGCTCTAAAGCAAGCTTCAAAGCATCATGCTGCGCATAAAGCTTGCGCGCTTCCACACCGTTCCCAGGCTTCACTCTATAGAGAACTGACGCAGGCCCCTCTATAGCATGGTCAACATCAGCCAACGTTCTATTAACATTAATTCCAAATCGTCCAAAAGTGTCCAGTATTATCTGGTACCGACGATCAAGCTCAAGCCATCCAAGGCGGCCTCGATCGCAAGGACCACCTGTATTTCCCTCTAAA
This Microbulbifer sp. Q7 DNA region includes the following protein-coding sequences:
- the dcm gene encoding DNA (cytosine-5-)-methyltransferase; the protein is MNIRRSKKVTIIDLFAGPGGLGEGFSNCKNSPFEIAMSVEKEENAHKTLTLRSFYRKLKDKSLYIEYVTAKSKFSKNKVMKKIEQTEEWGKALRETMGSPHALGNSTIFEKWKNGENPTDQDFKERTKEQREIDKRIKEVCESTRRTSKKTPLKDCEPLIVIGGPPCQAYSTIGRGRLAGIADHNQDHDQRFFLYKEYADVIEKARPDLFVMENVSGIGSAKLANGSRIFPEIIKRLEYLKENPTPKDKKKYHIYSLVVSKENFIGTEDKPTDKDYLVNAVDFGVPQARKRVILLGINAEHDTENSLSMIMDPNEAPLAPSISETIGSLPPIRSSISKREASIRLGGQHLDATEDTDSNWNEIRKSNVEFIRKLVSGDSAIKRGVRDIIDWERTSARIEKAKNLKLPKDASEKFIKNIPLTPEEDSKILRKKSEYISLISETYKRIEEKLKTIDIFRKTHKGSDFYLNSKNEKAIKSKDAKRYFELDNWLTKDFPGTFNHCAKQHMPKDMTRYMFSALWTDARKKSPVPNREPSPSPTTKFFPKELASKHKSWYSKNFQDRFRTYPSTYRAKTITSHMHKDGHANIHYDPSQMRSLTVREAARIQTFPDDYYFEGGQSAQYLQVGNAVPPFLAKQIAEHVLRIMKMKEII